One region of Manis pentadactyla isolate mManPen7 chromosome 9, mManPen7.hap1, whole genome shotgun sequence genomic DNA includes:
- the LOC118933048 gene encoding olfactory receptor 51B6 yields MLLNTTSSPFLLTGFPGMEKAHHWISIALLVVYISILLGNGTLLFLIRDDHSLHEPMYYFLSMLAATDLGVTLTTMPTVLGVLCLNHREIGHGACFSQAYFIHTLSIVESGILLAMAYDRFIAICNPLRYTAILTNTTVLKIGMGVLTRASLSITPIIIRLHWFPYCRSHVLSHAFCLHQDVIRLACADITFNRLYPVVVVFAMVSLDFLIIFFSYILILKTVMGIASGEKRAKALNTCVSHICCILVFYVTVVGLTFIHRFGKHAPRVVHITMSYVYFLFPPLMNPVIYSIKTKQIQSSIIRLFSLPPSTI; encoded by the coding sequence ATGTTGCTCAACACCACTTCTTCCCCATTTCTGCTTACTGGCTTCCCAGGCATGGAGAAAGCACATCACTGGATCTCCATAGCATTACTGGTTGTTTACATCTCCATACTTCTTGGTAATGGTACCCTTCTCTTTCTCATCAGGGATGACCATAGCCTCCATGAGCCCATGTACTATTTTTTGTCTATGTTGGCAGCCACGGACCTTGGAGTGACACTGACCACTATGCCCACAGTTCTGGGAGTCCTGTGCTTGAATCACAGAGAGATTGGCCATGGAGCCTGCTTCTCTCAAGCCTACTTTATACATACTCTTTCAATCGTGGAGTCTGGTATTTTGCTTGCTATGGCTTATGACCGTTTTATTGCCATCTGCAACCCCTTGCGGTATACTGCCATTCTTACCAACACCACTGTACTGAAGATTGGGATGGGGGTGTTGACAAGGGCCAGTTTGTCAATTACGCCAATAATTATTCGCCTTCACTGGTTTCCCTATTGTCGATCCCACGTACTATCCCATGCTTTCTGTCTACACCAAGATGTCATCAGGTTAGCCTGTGCTGACATCACCTTTAATCGTCTCTATCCTGTTGTGGTTGTATTTGCGATGGTCTCACTGGACTTTCTCATTATCTTCTTCTCCTACATTTTGATCCTCAAGACTGTCATGGGCATTGCTTCTGGAGAGAAAAGGGCCAAGGCCCTCAATACATGTGTTTCCCACATATGCTGCATCCTTGTCTTCTATGTCACTGTAGTTGGTCTGACATTTATCCATAGGTTTGGAAAGCATGCTCCGCGTGTGGTCCACATCACAATGAGCTACGTCTACTTCCTTTTCCCCCCTTTGATGAACCCTGTCATCTACAGCATTAAAACCAAGCAGATTCAGAGTAGTATAATTCGCTTATTCTCTCTGCCTCCTTCTACAATATAA